The window TACCTCATATCCTGTAATGGCGATGAGGTGCATGGAGTCATTGACAGCCTTGAGAATACCCAAGATGGACGTCAGAGCTTCTTGCAGGTCTTCGGCCCCTTCACAACCTTTACTGTACTTAAGCATTTCCTTCAGGGACCAACAAAAAAACCTTACTCTTGAGCACAAATGTATATTAGCAGTTCCTCGACATGTTACCTTCAGCAGCAGTTGGTATTTGGTTATTCTCTGTACAGGCTTCAGCAGATATGAATCCAAACCCAGTTTATGCTCCAGCTTTTTCTGACACTCCTGGGGAAAAAATTAAGGAcatcaaaaacaaagcaaaacgcTGACAACAGTGACTGTGCTGAAAAAGTACCTGGAAGAAGGCAGCGTCGGAGCACTGTCTCCAGAGGCTTTCGGAGCGAGGCTTGTTGTGGCAGTACTTCTCGTAGATCTGTAGGTCTGTCATCTGAGTGAGGAAAGACAGGTTGTGTCTAGAACATTTAATGTTGGCATACTGGGCTGGTAGAATATAACCATTCACTCACCCTTTCCAAGAAACATCTGCCAACCAATTCTGGACAGTCGGCATACAGCTCCAGCTCCCTCAAAAACGTCCTGAAAAATAtagaaagaaacatttttaagaGACTATTGATGCAGGTTCTGCCTTTTAGAGTACAAgtacaccaaaaacaatgttggTTACATTTTGGAGTCCAGTGAAAATACCGTAATCATGCCAGACTGGAACCCAGTAAGAATCTGaaggattaactccacaagtgtgttatgctttttctttgcctgttttatgttttgtggagccaccacaccacaccacagccAGGGATGGCAAAGAGTAAAAGTGTAATAATGACCATAGAACTGGAAACTGAATTTATTGTATCTATGTCCTGGctactcagtacaatatggcttaAAGCAACAATAAGACTATGTccaaacaaacatatttaaaaaacttaaacaaaaataataataattctatgcgttttggcctctcatGCACACGCAGatgtaggtttttgtccttaaaaactgaggTTTTGGATAACTCCtgccagggtgaagatttttGAAAAGTGTAGCTTCAGTTTATGTGTGTGGACGGTGAGTTTTTGGCTTGTTGCCGACAGATGACGTAAGAATTACCTGCCGTCATTTCCACACTAGATAAGTGCaatttaatgtgtgcaatggcaaacATTACATTGCTGGTTTTATACATACTGAGATCGCATGTTTAAGAAAACACATTCTGCCAATTTCACTTTACATTGACGAACAAAGGCGCCATTATGGGCTTCGAAGGACTTTGTTCTCTAAAACTGCCACGAAGCTCCTGCCAAGAACAGTTTAATGTTACTCAATACAGTGCCTGTACAGTTAACAATCATTTACGATGACAGTTGCACCCTGGGACGGACTAATTTGCATGACTGTCTAatgcattattttattgcaGTGCTTATCAGTCTTTCCAAATGACATTTGAGAGATTGACATTTGAGTGAATGAAGGTGTAAAAGCCATCGGAGCTCTCACATATTGTCTTAAAATAAGCATTACAAGATCAAGCCAGGCTAGTCCAGAAATAATGAAGACAACTAGAGTAGGTGGTCTAGTGTTGCCATGGTAGTAGTAGACGTGCTACTTCTCCTATTGCAAGTGATGTGAGTGAGAGTaccagaaaatgttttttgaattACTACTGAATTACTGAAtttaattattatgattattttatggCTATTCAATTCAAGTGAAATCAATTAGTTTAGTGAATTCACctcttgtggaagtggtagatTTCAGGCATGTTGCCAAACAGAACctcctttttgttttgcaaagaAGTAGGGATGAGGTGCGCCATGGCTGGGTTATCCATCTCGGAGGCGTAACCCTGAAATAAACgtattattgtaataataatgacacACACGTGTCAGAAATCAAAACAAGGCTTTATGGGAGAGATAAACACCTGtaacacacacagcagctccTCAACGTAAGCCCTCTCAGTTTCCAACAGCTCGTTCATGACATGCCTGCACAGGGAAGATGTGGGAGAAAAGCTCTCAATCCATCAGTTGTAATGATGAGGACGATTTTACGGCTGATGCCTCACCTCCTCAGCACAGCCAGGTTCTCATCCTCCTCCGACAGAGAGCCGTGTCTGCAGTTACGGTGTCCATTCTGCAGCTGCTCGTCTGCCTTGGGatggaaaacaaaatgattgaGCTAACCTGGAGTGGATACTCATCGATCCAAGTAAAATCATGCCTACTCACTTTGTCAGAGCTTCCATTGTTTCCCTCAGAGGCGCTTCTATCAAGTTTACCTCGATGCGCTGCAGCCCAAGATGAGtcaaaacatttacagtatgatGACATGATGAGGACAAATATTGCACGCACCGGTCaccacattaggtacacctgcacaatctaataatGAGGTTCAACCCCAGAAATGTGCTTTTATAAATATGACAATGCTCAGTTTGATTGGCACTGTCAGAGCTGTAAATCTAACAATATGTTTGCAAAGATGTAACTATACTGCATCATtggaggtgtttctaatattttgaccatgTCATGTAGTTAAATAAGATAACCCAGCCAAACACACGAGGTATTGCTTTGCcatttgttagttagcaaatTCCATAATGGCCTGTCAGATCCAGCAGATGACCGGCAGACTTCTACTTCTTAAGGCAGTCTTAAGGTTTTCTATTTCCTCACTACTCTTGTTTTGGATCTTAGAGGACcgtgcagatgtacctaataAAGGTATCAGTGAGCTCACGCTAGTCAAATGTGTCAGATTGAAGTGTGAAATGGGTACAGGCCGGTAGGATTGGGCTAGTGTGAACACCCAAATCTTCTATTTATTACAGTAATCTCtagtttattgctgttaattggttccagatccgaccgtcataagtgaatttctgtgaagtagcattgcttatttataaaagcaatattttcatagttagagcatagaaaacctgattacgaccctctaaatacagtttttaacattacaagAGCCCATTATAACACGTGAACTAAAActcccccacgaccctaattaggataagaggcacagaaaatggatggatggactatatCATCCGTCCATCCGTTCTCTAtgctcatcctcattagggtcgcgggggtttgctggagcctaacacagctgacttcgggcaagaggcaagagactggttgccagccaatggcagggcacatatagacaaacaaccattcacactcacattcatacctatggacaatttagagtctccaattaacctaacatgcatgtttttggaataagggaagaaaccggagtacccggagaaaacccacgcacgcacgaggagaacatgcaaactccacagagagatgcccaCACGGGCAAATCAAACACAGGTTCACTATATCAATCTCACCTATACtgtgtgtctcatcgaacattattgacacctcgtgactagtgtagaatactacgtcaatgtctttgaatgcgtcttttgaaagccttataattgtattttagatATGCATATgatttaactaataataggcagtattcaaccacaaaacaagccACAAAATTATTACCGCAAAGtctacatcgcggtttgaacaaTGCTCTCTTgttctattgcgttttttcaaaaatgtattaattaataaatgactgctgtttcatggttgactatggcttattattagtcaaaaaatcaaaagacaagtcatatgtagtatcagtgatgttacactgatgagacattaccttagattacattaccttggagtaaaaaaaaagttatcctcccattctgtgtgaaagtggtaagtttttggcttcttcccgactccatttgaaatactgtcttaagtttagaacaaataaattggaagcTACAGTAAAGTAACTagctagcttggtagcttgctatatgctatgagcggcggccgtctctctgtccctgcagtgatcatGTGGCCTGCACATTAGTGTTGCGcactgtggtgtaaacaaagaataattcgagcgtaaaagtgactatagggtgttataataatagtaaaataatttaaaaaacatatttagaaagtcttaaagatgtttctatgctctaactacaaaaatattcagtttattaacattgaattctactttgcagaaGGTCAcctatcgcggtcgggtctggaaccaattaaccacaataaatgagaaaAGATGGTAGGACTGACCAGGTGAGCTGAGGGGTGATTTGATGAAAGCTTCAGGTCTGGGGGCAACCGGTTGCACTGGCCTGGTCTGTTTGGCCGCCAACTTCTTCAGGCTGACCCTCCTCTTGTCAAACATCTCCTGCATTGACGCCTGCTTCTGAAAGACCTTCTCCACTTGGTCCTGTGGGCGTAGGTTTTAAACGTCAGGACAATACAGTAGGTGGGTGTCCCATTTTGCAATAGATGTTCAGGCTGGGGGTCCTACCTTGAGCTGCTGGTTGAGCACTGCCTCATAATCTGTCCAGATGTTACTCGGATCTGACAGTCGCTCTTCGCCTGTGTCAGCCAGGAAACCCTCCAGCTCCTGCAGAGCTGACTCTGCCCCCTCATGTGATTGACACTTATCCACGGGCTGAGACGCCAGCAGGTAAATACCATCGTCACACCACTTTGAAGCCTGTAGGTGACAATGAGACGACACATGAGAAaactgtgtgtgagtgagttgGGGTCTATTATTTCTCACCCTCTCCAAACAGCGATGCAGATCTCGGGCTTTAAGGAGCTGCTCCTTCTTGGCCTTCAATTCGGCACTCAGGTCTTGACACACCACTCGGAGCTGACTACTTTTGGGCAGAATAGAATCCTGAGCATAGTGAGCCTTCTCGATGAGGTCATCACCTTCACGTGCCAAAGACAAAGCTCTGTCCAGGACCTCCTGTGGACCACAATCACAGGTTGTATTACTGCTAACTTGAAGGAGCACAGGAACACTTTATCAGGCCATTTGGGTGTTAAAAATAGACCAAGAAGTAGAACCATGTGATTTCACAAGTGaaatataatgaaatataatgAAGTGAGagtgtgattttttaaaattaattatttctCCCTTGAAGTCCAATGATGCATTAGTCATTTACAGTAAATGCTCCAGttaacgcctctattcaattaaccgctGAGTCTCCTAATGTCATCGAGCGCGTGgtctacaaaaacaaataacccCATGTATCTCATTCAAgccaggtcaaaaaacattgaaattagtggctgtggctgtaggcactCTTGATGTAGTTTTTTGGAACTTCACAAGATGATGGTGACAGACGAGCTGTTGGTCTGAAactcatgcattttaaacttATGCTATTGatatttacaatgaactcatcagcgctattaagGATGGCTTACTGCAATTACATTAGgtttgttgctgttgtgcaatatacttctTAATAAATGACCACGTGGTCAAACAGAGACGCATTTTCTTTTGCACtgcaaatcattattaaagtaaaaaaaatgaacttgtatagatatatataattttatatataatttctgAAATTATACACTCCCTTCAACGAGTTTTCAAATTTCTGAAAGTATACCCTCCCTTCAATCATCACCTGATTTCAGTTAACACCCTGTTGTCTTTGTTGTTTATCTGAATAATGCTCAGGAGCACATATTGACTCATATGTGAGATAAGAAACTGTTGACTTTGTCACTTACGCAGACTGTCTCCTCGTAGGTTGTGAGCTCGCTGAAGATATGGTCAGCGTGGGCAGGGCTAATGCCCACCTCAGAGAAGGTGGACACTTTCTCGGACACTTGATCCAGCAGAATGCTGACCTGATGCACAAGTGCAACACATTCAAGACGAGGAACAGGGATATCAGCGCGAGTCAAGCTGCGAGTTAATGTGACTGACTCACCTCCTTGTAGTTGTCCTCAAAGTGACGCAGCTGGAGACATTGCTCCAGTTTGAACCGATGCTTCCCCCAGAACTCGTCAAAAGCTCGTTCAGTCTCGTCCACCTGAGACAGGAGTCTGGTAGAGGACACGGAATGATGGTTAAAAACTGATGGCCGCTCAAGAGACGCTGACTGGTTCTTTTGCGAGCCACACGACCTACCTCTGCACTGTTGCCAGGTTCTCCAATTCGTCCTGGTTCATGTTGTGGTCTGGGTTCTGCATCACAGGGGCATTTATGCTCTCCAGCAGTCTGCTGCCCTGCCTCAGAGCCACCAGCAGGTCATCCTGCACAACCACACAGACACCAAACTATAATCTCCACAAAGGTCTACTTGTATAAAATCTAAAAgaattgtatgtgtgtgtctgtgtgttctaCCTTCATCTTGTCTCTCTTACTGCCGTGTGCACTGAGCAGGACGGTGGTGGCCTGGGTCTCATTGGGGAGTTCTGTTTCAGCCAGCTCAGCGCCAAATGACTGCAGAGCCTGGGCCGTCTTCTTCACCATCAATGCAAAGCCTTCAATGGCCTGCCAACACAACAATCAAGAAGATTTGTATAAAAGAGTGATAAAATGCTGGTGCCAAACACAATCCACGCCCCACCACGGAGACTTGTGCCTTGATGCCACTTTATGGTCatttgctgccatcttgtgaCCACAAAGTGATACTGCATTGAGAGCTGCATAGATATgacataaaattgaaaaaatagaaaaacaaaatagaaaaaaattaaattaaattaaattaattatctGGCTGATTTAGTAATGTTGGTTATTTAAAAATCCACACATGACTTTTTGAGGTCTTTTTTAGAgctttgtttttatatcttaggttatttgtttacaattttaactagtcattttttttaacatgagtcGGTAATTTTCTAAGTGATTAGAAAACATTTAGAGTTTAAAACTGTCTAAAATAAATCCGTCAACAGTATTGTATTTCAATAAAACCTTTCAATGGCTTGTTGGAAGTGTAAAAAGCCAGTTTGTGTGTAAATACCGTGCGTTGAGAGATCCACTTCTCGTGACAGTATGCCTGCGTTCCCCCGAGTTCTTGGGTCAGTTGCGTGTGGTCAATGTACGAGTGAAGCTCACTTACTGAGCTCAGCATGATCACCTGGAGAAGAAGAACATGGTGAACATACACACAATACATTCGCCAGAATAACTTTGCTAAAAGGAACCATGTCACATAAGGCAAAAGCCATGCGTGTAAACATACCGGCACCTTCATCTTGAACTCATCTTTGTTGAACTTGAAGAGGATGTCAGAGAGTGTGCGCTGGAGGAGGGTGGTGGGCCTTAGGACCAGAACCAGCTGGAGGTTTCCAGGGAATGCACCCTAAGGTAAGAGAACGGTGTAATAAGATGAGATCCAATACAGGAGATGGATAAAAATTCTGCCTGGATTGTAATGCTCATATTCTGATCAGCCAGGTGTCTCAGGTGAATCATAATCATTATAGGGCCAATCCTCTTCTCTGAAGTGCAGACATCTGCAAAGATTGAACTATTAacgaatgtaaaaaaaagctaGATTTAATTGTCTGCCTACATCATGGCAAGTATTCATTTCCACAATCCGCTGTAGGTGATGTGGTGAGACTGTGGCACGAGGCAACATATAATCTTAAATACAAGTCAAAcgcaaaaaggcaaaacataACATATGACAGAGGGAGGATGATTGGGCTGTACCATTTTTAACTGGTGGTTGAGGTGACGCTTCCATCTCAATTGTCTCAATTGAACTCTGAAATTATTTCCAATTAGTTCCATTGTGactcaaaacattaaaaaaatcagcattttCATCCCAATTAAGTCCAAAATTTAACAGGGTCTTGTTTGTCACATGTACCTCCTAATACACAGCAATGTCTTAGGTTGTTTTTGTGTAACTctgctaacaaaaaaataataaaccaaCGGCAATCAAAACAATACCAGTATATAATCTAATTACAAGATAGAGTCTGTATTCATTATGAACACAGCCATGTATCACTTCAGACAGAACATTATAGCAGAGGAGGGCAGAAAGCTCCTCTTCACAAGCTgtgctggggagataaagctgaTTTAATTTAAAACGAGCGACCATCCTCCATCAGTGTCTCCAGAGAGCAGCTTGAGCGGAAAATAATCACATCccgttttatttcttattttttgtttcctCCACTGTATAACATGACTGATTCAACatggaattgaaaaaaaaaaaacagcaaaaggaaACAAAATCTGGGAGGGGAGATGCAAGATTCAGATCGCTGAGGATGACGTCACTTTCTGATATCATCTCTCTTCACAGGCGCtattcatcattcattggtAGCGACATAGAGGGATGGACAAAAGAGGGAAACAGCCTTTACTTAAATCATAACATAGTGGCACCTCCAAGATTGTTTCCCATATAAAGTAATCTAAATTATAACAATCTATTCTAAGCTTAAACTGTCACCATAATGTAGTATCAAACACGGCGATGGAGGACTGCAATTTGGAGGGTTGAAGTagccacacatactgtatctcacaGAAGTGATCACACCccccacatttcagcaacctttTTATTATAACTTGTATTACTTAGTGCCTACTCGTTATACAAactaaacatatatatattgctGTACAAACTAAAAACCCAGACTACTGTAAAGTAGTATCAAGCTTCATTTCTCTAGTGTTGTCCCTACAaaccatatactgtaataaaatggtggctgaaatgtgaggggtgtggtAACTTCTGTGAGATACTTTAGTCCAGTTGTCGGCATCccgttatatgtagtattctggtcactaggcatcagtgatGTTATGAGTCATGATGCTAGATAACAttgcctttcacactgcatggagactggctactgagccagcagagtcGAGCCGACATGCctgagatcgagtgaaaaaaaggttctcctctcattccatgtggaagtggtaagtttgtttaaactagttagctcagtagcttgctatgctagagGCGGACGTCTGATATGtcactgcagtgatcccgtagccgacgcaatgtgatgtaaacaaagaataataggagtgtaaaagtgaccattggggtgtttttttcatgtctacagggctctaaatgTTAAACTCCATATATAACATCAAAAACAGGTCGTCTACaaaaataatctgtttttaaaattcaatcatactttgtggaaattcacttatcacggtcgggtctggaaccaattaactgcaataaatgagggacgactgtatttgtaaGTCTGTTAATGCATCCTGGCTGAGTTCTGAGGGAGGGAAAGTCGTAGTGTACCTGTCTGCGTGCGGTAGCGAgaagtctttttttcccccgtcgTAAGATAATCATGAACGCCAAAAATGAGGTTGCCGACCAATGCTCTAGTCTTTATGTGAAGCAACTCAACCTTAACTTAGGGTATGCTACATGATGATGGTGAAAAACTGATTTCAAATATGAGCAATTCAAAGGTCAACCAGCGTCCTGGAATGAATGTTTAACCTTGTAGGTTTCACTGTCTTAGGATGTAGgtaaatacagtactgtaacGTAGCCTGCTTTCATTGTCAAATTAATGTCAAATTTGGCATATTGTACTGAAAAGCCTAGACAGACACATCCACAGCTTTTCCAATATTCAATGAGCTCCAATTTTCatatcacatcatcatgtaacctTTTATATTTGATCCTTTGACACTTATAGCGGTCCAATAATCAATCCAATTATGTGGTACATTAATGTAGTTTGTACTCCAAGGGACACAAATGGTCTCCTGCTGTACTCCGATATCGGACTACGTAGAGGTAAGTGTCTCTCACTGAGAGGGAGTTGCAAACATTCCCAAAACAAAGACTGTGCTCACCGCGATCCGAAGCAGAGTCCCTTTCACGGCCGCCCATCGGTCCTGCCGGCGATCAATGACGAGGATGAAGCCCACGTCTGTTGATGGCAAACTAGTACCACAGTGAAGGAAAACCCATTCACAAAAGAAGATTTACTATAAAATTATAAGccaaatgcaaaacaatgtGCACACTTTTTCCTTGTGAGTCAAGTGATGAAGCTACAGAGTGTTGTGTCGCTCTTTATCTTCTCAAACAAGGACGCACCTCCTGATGACTTGGCCCGGATTCCCCCTTCCCTGTGCCCACCCTCCACAATGGATGCCCACTCCGAAGGGTAATTAAGACAATAAACACTCTCAGCTGACAATCCTTATAGTCTCATCAGCAAACATCCTCCCTGCATGCTTTTGGGGGTAACAGGAACAGCAGTTCTCCAGCGAGGCAACAGAATAAAAGAGCAGTCCCAAAACTCAAGTCACCTTCCACAAAGGTACAGTAGATCCCACTGTGTAAACACTGCATATACTCAGCCTAAGCCCCACCTCCTTCCCCTCCCCTGCATCTGGCAGCTGTCCAATGAGTGATGGAGGCTGTTGAATTGTGAGCCAATCACAAGGTTGCTGCAAAGTGATGAGCAGCTCTTAGAGCAAGAGCAAAGGGCGGTCTCAGACGAGGCCTCCCTGTAAACAGGAGTGTTATCTAGTCATAATGGTCTTTCATCCTTATAGACAAACATATACAATTATTAACTTTGTATTCGACCTCATTATATTGTGCATGCGTGCCTAAAAAATGTCCAAtctttatacagtataatgaaatggcttgtgaaaataaaaatataggcCAGTTTCATGAATTGCGGTGCTAATGATAGGTGTCAAACAGTGGCCCCTGATGAAGACCTCTTAGTCTTTAATAATCAAAACGAATTGAGGCTCATTACACCCCCATGAACCAGTAACCTTTAAAATGGTACACCGAATAATGTCACTTCATGGTGATCAATCGTCATTTCAATTAGTTCCAGTCTTCCTGAAGTAGTGCTCGttgatatggaccaaaacacCTATCTCAATATATGTTGAATGCCGATATTTTTTCCACTAAGTGAGtgtagacaaagtcaaagtcaaatatgtCATGTAAAGTTGTtacattaaattttttttaattttttttataaagctgAACATTGTaggtgagacaaaaaagtgagtgaaAACACCTTAATTccatttagaactacaaatattgattcttagtttgttcatttaaaattggccatccaaataaaataattttcatattttatctcagctagcgcctctcaaagtccagacagcgtaataattacatccagacTCGCCTCCAGCTTGTGTCTTCTAGTAAGGACTACTTGTTTACTTATCACAcatcgttcttccatcacaAGTTCTGACACATTAACAGTTAActgagtccgaatgaggcttgtgtgtaatgaataggcatttaatgaaaattaggaaacatttacattttagatcccgctctgtaaaacagggtgaGATACACCAAAGTGGCATCGTGCCTCAAGAGAGCTAACGGCTGAACAGACGGCTTGCAACTGCTTTGGGGGCGGGGTGGACAAAACACAAACTGTACAACAATACGTacttcacttttaagtccccaaataccagaaaactctccaagtAGCTACATTTGTCACCAAGAGCTCCTCCTTTATGCATGGAGGGGGGCGAAGCAGGAGCCCGGCTCAGAGCACTGACACACCCAGAGTGAAGAGTGAGACATCCGTGTCAAGATACATGGGAACAGCGCAAATTAAGTCTACATCGATATGAACaatgtttatattttaaaaatattgatatatcacCCAGCTGTATCCTGAAGCAGACATGAAGATGACTAATTCCTTCAATTTGTGTGTGCAGCAGCATGcctatacagcaggggtcaccaacgtttttccttgtgagagctacttttacaaaatgaaaatggccaagagctactcatttttgtaacatttattttcagagcttattttaaacccaaacaaagcgaatatgcttgttttaccagaacattaacaaaatgctggtgtccacaactcacattttgtatttcagaatgcatttctttctactgttctttcattattaactgaaaacctgaatgaaaagcaggcttgtgggcaccttatgtggtcatgggggggctacctggtgcccgcgggcaccacgttggtgacccctgctatacagTAATATCGAGGTGGCATACCTGGGCACACTTGTCAGGTAGGTGAGCACGTTGTGAAACTCTCTGTCGGTGATCTCGCCAAAGGATGGGAACTCTGGGAACACAATGATGGGGCTTCCGTTGTCTCCTCTGCCtcctgcaaaaaagaaaaacacatacacaatacagtacatacaaagacaaacaaaatacataaaacatccagttgtttgttttt is drawn from Dunckerocampus dactyliophorus isolate RoL2022-P2 chromosome 9, RoL_Ddac_1.1, whole genome shotgun sequence and contains these coding sequences:
- the mcf2lb gene encoding guanine nucleotide exchange factor DBS isoform X3; protein product: MILWMKTEEMDLGELLERLRTVTRSIDEIMQLESSPLQAADITPELRKQFAFLTGGRGDNGSPIIVFPEFPSFGEITDREFHNVLTYLTSVPSLPSTDVGFILVIDRRQDRWAAVKGTLLRIAGAFPGNLQLVLVLRPTTLLQRTLSDILFKFNKDEFKMKVPVIMLSSVSELHSYIDHTQLTQELGGTQAYCHEKWISQRTAIEGFALMVKKTAQALQSFGAELAETELPNETQATTVLLSAHGSKRDKMKDDLLVALRQGSRLLESINAPVMQNPDHNMNQDELENLATVQRLLSQVDETERAFDEFWGKHRFKLEQCLQLRHFEDNYKEVSILLDQVSEKVSTFSEVGISPAHADHIFSELTTYEETVCEVLDRALSLAREGDDLIEKAHYAQDSILPKSSQLRVVCQDLSAELKAKKEQLLKARDLHRCLERASKWCDDGIYLLASQPVDKCQSHEGAESALQELEGFLADTGEERLSDPSNIWTDYEAVLNQQLKDQVEKVFQKQASMQEMFDKRRVSLKKLAAKQTRPVQPVAPRPEAFIKSPLSSPAHRGKLDRSASEGNNGSSDKADEQLQNGHRNCRHGSLSEEDENLAVLRRHVMNELLETERAYVEELLCVLQGYASEMDNPAMAHLIPTSLQNKKEVLFGNMPEIYHFHKRTFLRELELYADCPELVGRCFLERMTDLQIYEKYCHNKPRSESLWRQCSDAAFFQECQKKLEHKLGLDSYLLKPVQRITKYQLLLKEMLKYSKGCEGAEDLQEALTSILGILKAVNDSMHLIAITGYEGNLSELGKLLMQGSFSVWTEHKKGHVKVKDLARFKPMQRHLFLHEKALLFCKKREESGEGYEKAPSYSFKQSLSMNAVGITENAKGGDKKFEIWSNSREEVYIVQALTTEVKTTWVNEIRKVLTTQLEACREASQQRAPDQVIHCPPAASGPENVSSPFKMRQKSLKKGDNRKEDHYGLDGSSSPLPKSAGKDERATSPTSDRTAMAKKRFTLQGFSNLKAQKEVPTTDDKSFTLPMIPLLSPGSPTSPDHKTKRQSDPTPFGFKGWNKTSLSLDASEEHEGYSSGEDPLNSDPEDDNGKKLCAGKYTATGDYEKASTQDVAVKSGDVVQLVKEGEDGQWLVRNLNTSMEGWMASANLVTLIAKSKSCQSLTSSEGSGSGHLSTSSSCSETCAPFSDIKSSA
- the mcf2lb gene encoding guanine nucleotide exchange factor DBS isoform X6, giving the protein MTGTSAASQQAWSSRTEAEEMSDSGSFMDVELDSGFCTEADSEMSPAGLERVASDELQDSDELDGFGYEKRDRCSKGDRWRRNEEKGEGRPEEDTSGQLDVCLQPMDISWDHVRISLEEVEKYYRFSRYCHWLSDEIMQLESSPLQAADITPELRKQFAFLTGGRGDNGSPIIVFPEFPSFGEITDREFHNVLTYLTSVPSLPSTDVGFILVIDRRQDRWAAVKGTLLRIAGAFPGNLQLVLVLRPTTLLQRTLSDILFKFNKDEFKMKVPVIMLSSVSELHSYIDHTQLTQELGGTQAYCHEKWISQRTAIEGFALMVKKTAQALQSFGAELAETELPNETQATTVLLSAHGSKRDKMKDDLLVALRQGSRLLESINAPVMQNPDHNMNQDELENLATVQRLLSQVDETERAFDEFWGKHRFKLEQCLQLRHFEDNYKEVSILLDQVSEKVSTFSEVGISPAHADHIFSELTTYEETVCEVLDRALSLAREGDDLIEKAHYAQDSILPKSSQLRVVCQDLSAELKAKKEQLLKARDLHRCLERASKWCDDGIYLLASQPVDKCQSHEGAESALQELEGFLADTGEERLSDPSNIWTDYEAVLNQQLKDQVEKVFQKQASMQEMFDKRRVSLKKLAAKQTRPVQPVAPRPEAFIKSPLSSPAHRGKLDRSASEGNNGSSDKADEQLQNGHRNCRHGSLSEEDENLAVLRRHVMNELLETERAYVEELLCVLQGYASEMDNPAMAHLIPTSLQNKKEVLFGNMPEIYHFHKRTFLRELELYADCPELVGRCFLERMTDLQIYEKYCHNKPRSESLWRQCSDAAFFQECQKKLEHKLGLDSYLLKPVQRITKYQLLLKEMLKYSKGCEGAEDLQEALTSILGILKAVNDSMHLIAITGYEGNLSELGKLLMQGSFSVWTEHKKGHVKVKDLARFKPMQRHLFLHEKALLFCKKREESGEGYEKAPSYSFKQSLSMNAVGITENAKGGDKKFEIWSNSREEVYIVQALTTEVKTTWVNEIRKVLTTQLEACREASQQRAPDQVIHCPPAASGPENVSSPFKMRQKSLKKGDNRKEDHYGLDGSSSPLPKSAGKDERATSPTSDRTAMAKKRFTLQGFSNLKAQKEVPTTDDKSFTLPMIPLLSPGSPTSPDHKTKRQSDPTPFGFKGWNKTSLSLDASEEHEGYSSGEDPLNSDPEDDNGKKLCAGKYTATGDYEKASTQDVAVKSGDVVQLVKEGEDGQWLVRNLNTSMEGWMASANLVTLIAKSKSCQSLTSSEGSGSGHLSTSSSCSETCAPFSDIKSSA